The following nucleotide sequence is from Syntrophus gentianae.
GATGAGATATTTCACGGCGGCCATGATGTCTTCGTTTCTCAAAACAGTCACATTGGTGGAAACATCCAGACGGAGTTTATAGTTCATCTTCGCCCGGCCAACCGTGGAAAGGTCGTAGCTGTCGCTCTCAAAAAAGAGGCTGTTGAAAAACTTCTGCGCCGTATCGGGCGTCGGTGGATTGCTTGGTCTCAAACGCCGGTAAATCTCGATGATGGCGTCGCCTGATGTCTCCATCCGGTCAATCAGCAAGGTGTCTCTTATGGAGGCATTGGACATATCATCGCCGATCTGAATGACGCTCAGCTCTCGAATTCCTTTTTCCCGAATCGCATCCACTCCTGCGGCGCTCAACGCCTCATTGCAACGGAAGATGACTTCTCCCGTTTCCGGATCCAGGATATCGGCCGCCAGAATTCTTCCCGGCAGTTCCTCAATATCCAGCAGAATCCGTTCAACATGCTGTTCTTTGATTTTCTTCAGAATTGTCTTGTTGATCCGGCGGCCTTTCTTGAAAAGAAGTTCGCCCGAGTTCAGATCTCTGATGTCGTCATAAAGTTTATGACCAATCAGAGATTCCTCAACCGCCACGTAAAAGGAATCTCCTTCACAAAAGACATGCTCCACATCATAGAAGTAATTCAGCAAGTCCTCCGTGGAGTAGCCCATTGCCTTAAGGAGAATGGTAACGGGCATCTTCCGACGGCGGTCAATGCGGACATAGAGGAGATCCTTGGAATCAAATTCCAGATCCAGCCAGGACCCCCGGATGGGAATGATCCTGGCTGAATAGATCAGCTTTCCGCTTGATAAGGTTTTTCCTTTGTCATGGTCGAAAAATATGCCTGGGGATCGGTGCAATTGGCTGACAATGACTCGTTCCGTTCCATTGACAATGAAAGTCCCCTTTTCGGTCATAAGGGGAATCTCACCGAAGTAGATCTCCTGCTCCTTGATGTCCCGGATGTTCTTCTGATCGGACACGCGGTCCGTATCAAAAACAACGAGTCGTACGACAATCTTCAAGGGAGCCGCATAGGTCATCCCTTTCTGAATGCACTCGTTGACGTCATAACGTACAGCCCCTATTTTATAACTTACAAATTCCAGCGAACATTTCCCACTGAAATCCGAAATGGGAAATACGCTTTTAAAAGCACCCTGCAGGCCGTAATTCTTACGATTTTCCGGAGCTTCCTTCTCCTGGAGAAATGTTTCGTAAGACCTCACCTGAATGTCAATGAGGTTGGGAACTTCCAGAATTTCTTCAATACGGCCAAAGTTTTTTCTAAATTCGCCCATGGCATTCCTAATTATAGTTTGGGCACGCAATGTGCCCTCGTGTTATTCAATTATTTAACCTCTACGGTCCCGCCGACTTCTTCAATTTTCTTCTTGATATCAGCGGCTTCATCCTTGGATACAGCTTCTTTGATGGGTTTCGGCGCACCTTCCACCAGGTCTTTCGCCTCTTTGAGACCAAGACCCGTTATGGCCCGGACAACCTTGATGACCTGAATCTTCTGATCACCAAAACCGGTCAGAATCGCATCGAATTCCGTCTTTTCCTCGACGGGCGCCGCCGCCTCCGCCGGACCTCCAACCGCGGCAACAGCGACAGGAGCTGCAGCGGATACACCGAATCTTTCTTCCAGTTCCTTCACCAGTTCGGAGAGTTCCAGAACCGTCATCCCTTCAATGAATTTCACGACATCTTCTTTTGTAATTTCCGCCATTTTCTATCCCTTCCTGTGTGTAGTTATAATGTGTGGAGTTATAATAACGTTGAAGAGTGCTCCTTTAATTGCCCTCTTCTTTTTTGGCTCGATATCCATCCAGCACCTGGACAAAACCCCGCGGCACTGCGCTGAGTACATTGACCAGCTGCGTCTGAACGCCTACCATCACGGAAAGCAGCTTGGCGAGCAGAATCTCCCTGCTGGGAAGATCCGCCAATGCGCCCAGTTGCTGAACTGTAATGACCTTATCGCCCAACATGCCGATTTTAAGCTCCAATTCCGCGTTCTTCTTTGCGAAGTCAGACAAAATCTTACTCGGCTCTACGGGATCGCCATAACTGAGAATCAAAGCCAACGGCCCTTTGAAATAATCCTGCAATGCTTCAAGGGATGTCTCCCGAGAGGCAATGTTCAAAAGGGTGTTTTTCACAACTTTCAACTCAGCGTTAGACTTCCGCAAGTCATTTCGCAATGCCGTCATTTTGGCAACATCAATTCCACTGAAGTTTGCCAGAACGGCCAGTTTGAATGACTTAACCTTTTGGTGGAGCTCAACGGCAACCTGCTCTTTCGTCCTCCGATCCAATCTTAACCTCCTTTCTCGCCTACCATGCGATTACATGGCAGAATAAATTATCTTCCTGGAAAATCAGAACCTGTTACAAAGGAATTAAAAATAGGAGAACTGAGCAGCACACAGGAACATACACACAAGCTTACTGCACTGAAGCATAATTACGCTTCACTCAATAGTGATCTCGGCAGGCCGATGCACGCATCGTTTAAACCCTGTACCTGCTGTCTCAGATTTCTCTATTAGTGGTATGATTTCACATCTGCCTTGAACTGATTAAAATAGAAGTAACTTGAATTCTTAAAGATTTCTTAAATCCAGCGGATCAACCCTCACACCGGGGCCCATTGTCGAGGAAACCGCGATCCCTTTAACATAGGTTCCCTTACTTGTGGCAGGTTTCAACTTGATAATCATTTCCATGAGGGCCTGAATGTTTTCCATCAACTTCTCAGGACCAAAGGACACTTTCCCCACGGGACTGTGGACAATCCCCGCTTTCTCCACCCGAAATTCCACTTTGCCTGCCTTCACTTCCTTGACAGCCGTGGCGACATCAAAGGTAACCGTCCCCACTTTGGGATTAGGCATCAATCCCCGAGGACCGAGAATTTTCCCGAGTTTGCCGACGTTTCCCATCATATCCGGTGTCGCCACAACACGGTCAAATTCAAGCCATCCTCCCTTGATCTTCTCGATGTACTCATCGGCTCCAACGTAATCTGCCCCTGCATCAAGGGCTTCTTTTTCCTTTTCGCCCTTCGCAAAGACCAGGAGTCGTACTGTTTTCCCCAAACCGTTCGGAAGCACGACACTTCCTCGAACCATCTGATCAGCATGGGCCGGATTTACACCCAGACGAAAAGCGGCCTCAACCGTTTCATCGAACTTCGCTCTTGCATTACCCGTTACAAGTTCCAACGCTTCGGAAAGCGTATAGCGGTGTCCCGGCTCCACTTTCCCCCTCGCAGCTAAATATGTCTTACCCCTTCTTGGCATGACTTAACCTCAATGTACAGTTTCGACCCGAAAGAACAAAAAAACCAATTCTTTTCAGGTCTCTACCGGTTTTTGTGAAATCGTGTTTCCTACTTTAATATAAAGAACACTCCGGAATAACCTGGCGTCTAACCGGATATCTCAATCCCCATCGATCTTGCCGTACCTTCAACAATCCGGATCGCTCCTTCCATGTCCACGGCATTCAAATCTTTATATTTCAAATCTGCAATTTCTCTCACCTGCTGCGCCGATACCGTTCCTACCTTATCCCGCTTCGGATCGCTCGCTCCCTTGGCAATTTTTGCCGCCTGTTTGAGCAATACGGAGGCCGGCGGCGTTTTGGTGACAAAGGTAAAGGATCTATCCGCATAGACCGTGATCAAAACCGGAATAACCGTCCCTTCCTGATTTTGCGTCATAGCGTTATATGCCTTGCAGAATTCCATGATATTAACGCCATGCTGGCCCAAAGCCGGACCCACGGGCGGCGATGGTGTCGCTTTTCCCGCTTTCAGCTGAAGTTTGATATTAGCGATGACTTTCTTGGCCATAATAACCACCTTACTTTATGATCTTGAGGCTGTCGGTACAACTTCTTTCCGATCAGCTCTGAACAACCTGAATAAAATCCAATTCCACCGGGGTCGGTCGACCGAAGATGCTGACAATGACCCGCAACTTGCCTTTCTCTGCCTTGACCTCGTCTATCACCCCATCAAAATTCGTAAAAGGACCATCTACAATGGTCACATGGTCTCCGACTTCAAATTTAAACTTCGGTTTGGGCTTCAGGGTACCTTCATCGATTCTTGTCTTAAGAAGCTCCACATCCCGGTCGGGGATAGGCGAGGGCTTTTCCCTGCTTCCGATAAATCCCGTCACCTTCGGGGTATCCTTCACAAGATGCCACGTATCATCGTCCAGATCCATCTTCACAAGGATGTATCCCGGGAAGAACTTGCGCTTTGACGTTTTTTTCATACCTGAGACGAGTTCCACGACATCTTCTTCCGGAATCAGAATGTCTGCAAAGCGAGACTGCATGCCGGCAGTCTCTATCCGCTCCTGCAGAGACTGTTTCACCTTGCTTTCGAACCCTGAATACGTATGCACGACATACCACTTGAAAGCCATAGTATTTTAACCCAAAACCAGTTTAATCGTCTTGGTGAGGCCGAAATCTACGATACCGAGGAAGGTGGAAACAATAATGACAACGATAATGACCACGGAGGTAGAAGCCAGGGTCTGCTTCGGTGTGGGCCACGTTACTTTCTTAAGCTCCGCCCTCGCTCCTTTCAAAAACAGGCTTACGATTTCCGTATAGCCCTTCAACTTGATCATTATATTTTCCATGCCTAAGACCTTTGACCCACTAAAAAAAATGGCAGGCCAGGAGGGACTTGAACCCCCAGCATCCGGATTTGGAGTCCGGCGCTCTATCCATTAGAGCTACTGGCCTGTAGATGTCGCGTAAGAACGATTTACCTATTTTGTCTCCCTGTGGAGCTTGTGGGACCGGCAGAACCGGCAGAATTTCTTGATTTCAAATCGGCCTTGCATCGTCCGCTTATTCTTCGTTGTCGTGTAATTTTTCTGCTTACACTCCGTACATGCCAAAATAATAATATTACGCATACCTCTCCCGCCTGCACACCATTGGAGCCCACGACCAGGATTGAACTGGTGACCTCATCCTTACCAAGGATGTGCTCTACCGACTGAGCTACGTGGGCGTTAAGATTTTTTCTGCGCTATTTCCTGACTCTTTTGTGGTTCGCTCCTGCCTCTCCAGAATGTAATTCTCGCACAACCGATTCTCTTTCGCAATTACGCTGGAAGACCTTTACAACCCCACACATCCCTGAAATGGAACTAAATGGAGCGGGAAACGGGATTCGAACCCGCGACCCTCAGCTTGGAAGGCTGACGCTCTAGCCCCTGAGCTACTCCCGCTTACCGATGGAATTCGATGGATAACCCGGAAAGTTCCTGTACCGAATTTTCTCCTCCCCATGGAGGCAATAAATGGTGGAGGGGGGAGGGTTCGAACCTCCGTAGGCTGAGCCGACAGATTTACAGTCTGCTCCCTTTGACCGCTCGGGAACCCCTCCGCTTTAGCAATACTTATCTGGAGCTGGCGATGGGACTCGAACCCGCAACCTGCTGATTACAAATCAGCTGCTCTACCGATTGAGCTACGCCAGCACAAACGCATTTTCAATGACTTCAATCGGTCAATTCGCAAAAATACTGGGAAGTAAAAACCCTGAAGCGGTGAACTTAATTTGATTGTCTGCGTTTGTCAAGTAAATTTTAAACAATATTTTTACCGGTTTTCTTCACCCGTGCCAGAGGAACCGGTCATATTTTCTCCCGGCTATACGGAATTCTCCTGCGGTTCTTCAATGATTTCAGCAGAAAAAATAAAAATAGCCGCATGTTCGTTTTTCCAGGCATCATAGGGAAGTCCGGCCTTATAGCAGGTCTCCTCCAGAAAAGTCAAGGCATCCCAATCGTATTCCGTCGCCACTTGAGGCAGTAATAAGCCCGAACAATTTCCCAGCATGATGTATAACCCATGCTTCCCGATTTCTATTTCCTCGGGACTTTCTATTTTTTTCAAAGGGGACAGCACAGATATCTCAATCGAGAGATCCCCCAGTTCATCCCCTTTCAAGGGAAGAAATCTCGGATCATGAAAAGCGGCGGCCAAGGCCATTTCCCTCACGGCCTGATTGAGAGGTTTAAAGGCCTGGATATAGCCGATACAGCCACGCAATTGTCCCCGTTTCTTAAGAGTTACGAATACCCCTCTTTTCTCCTGAAGTACGGAGGAAATTTGATTTTTCTCCTGCTCTTTGGGAGATACGCCCTCTTTCTGCAGCTTCGCCTCGATCGTTGACCGGACGATCTCCAGCAAGGCCTTCCTGTCTTCTGCCGTCAAATTCATCGTCGTTCCCCCTTGTAGAAAACAGCGGCCGCATATCCGACAACACCGCTTCTGTCTCCGGTCACATCTCCTGAATTCGCATACTTCAAGACATCCGCCTTATCCGCCCCCAATTGCTTCGCCACCATCAGAGTCACAGCCGCCGGCCCTCCTCCGCAAGCCTCACCGACCCCCTTTTCCAGATCTCTCATTAAGCCGACCTCGTCCATTTTTCCGAGATGTTCGACAATACGCCGATCCATTTTAAGGGCCTGCTCATAGTTATGAAAATGAGACAAATCCGAGCTGCCCACAACCAGTATTTTTTTTTCTCCCGCACAGGAAACGATTGCATCAGCCAGAAGGCTGCACGTGTCCTCATCCTGATCGCCCATCATTAAAGGAACAAAGAGGAATTCTCCGAGAGCAACCTGCAGAAAGGGCAATTGAATTTCAACGGAATGTTCCTGGGTGTGGACATCAGGCAGGAAGGAAATGCGAGGATCCTCTTCCAGGAGTCTGTCGGCAATAGCCGAATGGACGCGGACAACGCCCAGAGGCGTTTCATACCCCCCTTGATTGAAAAGGGAAACACCGCGGAAATAGGCGCGGTGGCTGGGTCCGATCACGAAGACGACATCGAAAGTTTTACCCTGGATCTGCTTATAGGCGTGCGCCGCAACCTGGCCGGAATACATATAGCCAGCATGGGGTGCGACAAGGCCGAGAATTACCCCTTGAATCGGTGCATCGGGCACCTGGGTAAAATAATGAAGAATATCCCGTTCCAGGACTCGAGGATTTCCTGGATACCATGAACCCGCAATCAGGGACTTTTTAATATAGTCCATAGCGATCTCCTCCGTTTCATGGCGGTTCGCAGGCTGGCAAGGATTGCTCCTCCCAGGCAAGCGCAATCTCATAGGGTTAAATTTCAAACAGCCAGAACCGAGGGCATTCTCTTCAGCCCTTTGACCGGCCTATTCCCCTCCCGATCATTTTAAGCGCCAGGCCACACCCTCCGGAGTATCGGCCACCAAAATCCCCATTTCCAGAAGCTTCTGACGAATTTCATCCGCCTGCGCCCACTGTCCCGCCGCTCGCAGATCCTCCCGTTGATTCATCAAGCGCCTTGCCTCTTGAGTCAGCTGCTCTTCCTCAAACTTCAGCACGCCGAACACCGCATCGACCTTCTTCATAGCCTCCAGGACCGAATCCCGCTGCTCCAGGGTCAATTGACCCTGGGCAAGAGGAATGCTGACTTTCTTGACGAAGGCGAACAGGGCGGCCAGGGCTCCGGAGATGTTGAGATCATCATCCATGGCCGTGGTAAATCCCTGCCGGAGATCATACATCAGCTGTTCCAGATCAGGATGCCCGCCTCCGGCCTTGAATCGGATCAGACGCTGGATGAAGCCATTGAGTTTAAGGACTGTATATTTTGCCGTATCCAGAGCACCAAAAGAAAAGTTCAGCGGTTTTCGATAATGTGAACTGAACAGGAAAAAGCGGACTTCTTGACCAGTATAGCCCTTTTCTTCCAGATCCTCAAGGGTCAGGGCATTGTCGAGGGAGCGGGACATCTTTTTCCCGCCGACCATGACCAGGTCCGTGTTGATCCAGTAATTCGCAATCTTTTTACCCGTCGCGGCCTTGCCGATGGCCATGACATTCTCGCAATGGGGAAAGACAATATCGGAACCGCTCGCATGGATGTCGAAGGTATCAGCGAGATAATGCTGGGCAATGGCAGCGCATTCCAGATGCCAGCTCGGCCGGACGCTGCCCCAGCGGGTCTTGAAGCACACCCCCCGTTTCAACTCACTGAGCGTGGATCGCTTCAACAGGGTAAAATCCACGGGGCTGTCTTTTTCGTAGTAATCCAGGTCGATCGTCCGGCCATGCTGAACCCGGGTAAGATCGATATTGGAAAGGCACCCGTAATCATTCAGTTTTGAAATGTCGAAATAAACGGATCGCAATTTTTCATAGGCAAATCCCCTATCGACCAGTTTGTCCACCAGCTTCACCATGCAGTCGAAGTTCTCGCTGGCCCGGGGATAACTCTCGTCCTTTTTGATGTTCAGCTTCTCGATATCCCGGAGAAACGCCTCTGCACAGCGGGCCGTATAAATGCCCAGATCCATATCTTCCCGCTCGGCGCCCCGGATGGAGCGGTCCGCCAGATCGATGATGTTCAGGACGTGCTTGACCGGATAACCCCGAAATTCGAGATACCGGCGGATCAGATCGGAAACCACAAACCGGCGATAACTGCCGATATGGGGGACCTCATGGATCGTGGGTCCGCAGGAGTGCATGAGGACCAGCTCCGGATTGATGGGCCGGAAGAAGGTTTTATTCCGCGACAGGACATTGTAAAAGCGGATGGTGGATTCTTCCTTATCCATGAACAGCTCGGTGCTGAGGTAACGCTCGCCGCTGTCCGGGAAGATCACCACGATCACGCCCTCGCTCATCTCTTTTGCCTTCTGCGCCGCCACATGCATGGCCGCCCCCGAGCTCATCCCCACCAGGATTCCCTCTTCTCTGGCCAGCCTTCTGGCCATCTCATAAGCATCCTCATCCAGGATGTGAACCTTTTCGTCAAGACTGCGTTTATCATAGATTCCGGGTACATAGGATTCCTTCAAATTCTTCAGACCCTGAATCCGGTGCTGAAGATAGGGTTCCACCCCGACTATCCTGATCTCCGGATTATACTCCTTCAGCCGCCGGGAAAGCCCCATCGCCGTTCCCGTCGTCCCCAGGGTGGCGATGGCCATGGTGACTTTCCCTTCGGTCTGCTGCCAGATTTCCTCGGCCGTCCCGAAATAATGGGCCAGGATATTGTCGGGATTGTTGAACTGGTCCGGAACAAAATAACGAGCCGGATTTTCCCGCATCATGCTGTAGACGACCTCGATGGCCCCGTCCGTTCCCATGCCGGCCGGGGTAAAATATAATTCCGCCCCCAGGGCCTTGAGGATCTTTTTCCTCTCTTCGCTGGCCGATTCCGCCATCGCCAGACACAGCCGATACCCCTTGGCCGCCGCAATCAACGCCAAGCCGATACCGGTGTTGCCACTGGTTGCTTCCAGGATGATTTTATCCGCGGTCAATTCCCCCCGCTTTTCGGCCTCGTTGATCATATAAAGGGCTGTCCGGTCCTTAATGGATCCACCCGGATTAAAGCTTTCCAACTTGGCATAGATCTTTACATTCGGATTCGGATTCAACCGGCGAATCTCAACAAGGGGCGTATTGCCTATCGACTCAATAATATTGCCGTAAAGTTTCTTCATGCCTCTCTTTTCGTCCCATGATCACGGCTGTAAAAAATGCCCATGGTTCTTCCTCTGCAGTAATGTTCTTTTTCCAATAAAGAGATGTTCCTTGATCTTGATTTGAAGGAAATTCGGGTGAAAATATGAATACGGAATGCCAAACTATGGCTTCGTGAAAGCTTTTTTTCAGGCGTGATCTTAAGTTACTGAAAAGGAATTGCGGTTTTAGCTGTCCAACTTCGGGAGGGGAATTTTAAGAAACTTCACCCCTTCGTCTTTCAACAGGTCTTCCTCCTGCTTCGTCGTGGTCCCTTTGATATTTCTGGGATCCTCCTTGCCGTGAAAGATGTTCAACGCCACTTCCGCAAACCGTTCGCCGACATCCTCGAAATGTTTATTGACATAGTCCTGAAATTTCTGCAGTAGGCTCATCTGGCTTGTCTCGCGGGGATCTTTTTTACCATCGCTCCCTGAATTTCGACTCACGATCTTCGGCGAAGAAGGCAGTTGCTGGGCTTCAAAACTTCCACAAATCGGACAGGCAATCATCTTTTGTTCCTTCTGTTCTTCGAAGGCCTTTCTGTCCTTGAACCATCCTTCAAATTTATGCCCTTTTTCACATTTCAGATCATAAATAATCAAGAATACTACCTCTTTAATTCTCTTCGGTCCTCAATAGCACGTTAATCAGCAAAAAACAATAGAGCAGCAACAGAGGAGATTCAAGGTAAATTCCCGCAAGATTTGCTGTGACAGCTTTGATCCTGCGCCCTATCATCAGATTTCTGATATTTCATAGGAGAATATTTTATGGCGGACCATGTAAATTAATGATGGACTTTTCTCAATAAATTTTATATGAACATCACCCTGTCGGGATGTGGCCCAGCTTGGTAGGGCACTGCGTTCGGGACGCAGGAGTCGCGCGTTCAAATCGCGCCATCCCGACCATTTTTTTATCCACCCACCACGGAAGCCATCTGGAAGATCGGCAGGTACATCGCGATGATCATTCCTCCGACGACGCCTCCCAGAAACACCATCATGAAAGGTTCCAGCAGAGCCGTCATGGCGCTTACCGCCGCGTCTACTTCATCGTCATAAAAGTCGGCGATCTTGGCCAACATGGCATCCAAGGCGCCGGTGTGCTCTCCTACGGCAATCATCTGAACGACCATGGGAGGAAACAGCCCCGATGCCTCAAGGGGCTCCGCAATCGTTTTTCCTTCACTGATGCTGCGCCGCGTGTTCATCAGCGCCTCTTCCACAATCTTGTTTCCTGACGTCCTGCTCACAATCGCCAAGCCGTCCAGAATAGGGACACCGCTGCTCATCATCGTGGACAGAGTCCGCGTGAACTTGGCCACGGCAACCTTTTTCAGGAGTGGGCCGAAGACAGGCAGCTTCAGGAGCGCGCGGTCCACCAGAACCGTTCCTTTTTCGGTCCGATAAAATTGTTTAAATCCGAAAATCGCCGCAATAACCGCCGCAACCATATAAACAAAATAATGTTGCATGAATTCGCTGCAATTGACCAGAAACTGTGTCGGCGCCGGCAGCGCCCCGCCCATATCGGAAAACATTTTCTGGAATACGGGGATCACCTTCAGCAGCAACAATGTCACGACGCCGATGGAGATTACCAGGACGCTGATCGGATAGGTCATGGCGCCCTTAACCTTTCGCTTGAGCTTCATGGCTTTTTCCATATACGCGGAAAGTCTTCCCAGGATGACATCCAGGATACCGCCGCTTTCCCCGGCCGCAATGAGATTGACAAAGAGTTCGTCAAAAATCTGAGGGTACTTTTTCAGGGCATCCGTCAATGAAGCTCCGCCTTCAATATCCTCTTTGATGGAAAGGATGATCTTGGCAAAGGTTTTATTGGTTTCCTGCTGGGCAAGGAGATCCAGACATTGGATCAGGGGGAGACCGGAATCGATCATCGTCGAAAAAATTCTGGCAAAGATGACGATCTGCTTCTCTTTTACTTTTTGCTTGAGAAAAGGAAGATATTCAAGAAGGTCTTTGGGTTTTTTCTTGATCGTTATCGACTTGTAGCCCTGCCTCCGAAGCAGCTTTCTCAAAGTGGCTTCATCGGCAACCTTCATTTCGCCTTGCTTGACCTCACCCCTCCGTGTGGTCGCTTCCCATAATAACTCAGTCATGACGACAGCTCCTTCTGTTCAGAACTTTCCTGAAAAAAATCTTTGCCTCTCCCAGATAGTAAAAGGTTCCGGGCAGAAATTTATTTCAAGAAACGTTCCTTCCTGTCGTCTTTATCCTCGTTCCGTTCAAGGATTATCTTCATGCGGTCGGTAGATGCAGAAAAATGCTGAGGTATAGGGTATAAAACCGAGGAGGGTTCCAACGCGAAGAAAACTTTGATCAGAAACCGGACGAAATCCCGCAATCCTGTATCACGAATTGTGCCAGATGGTTTTCCGACGGATCTCATGCATCACGATCCCTGCCGAAACGGACACATTGAGCGAATCGATTTTCCCCAGCATCGGAATGGAGATCAGAAAATCACATTGTTTGCGGATCAATGGCCGCATGCCCTTTCCTTCCGCCCCCATGATCAGACCGACGGCCCCCTGATAATCCGGGACGGATACGGACTGCGTTGCATGCGCGTCAGCCCCGAATATCCAGAAGCCGCGTTTTTTGAGTTCATCAAGGGCCCGGGCAAGATTGGCAACACGAGCAACAGGAAGATAACGGGCAGCCCCTGCGGAGGTCTTGATAACCGTAGCGGTAACGGAAGCCGACCGGTGTTCGGGAAGAAGAACGCCGTTGACGCCGAAACAGTGCGCCGTTCGAAGAAGGGCCCCCAGGTTATGAGGATCGGTGATCCCGTCCAGGATAAGCACCAGATCATGAAGGCAGGAAGGATGGCGATTGGCGATCACGGCATCCAGATCCTGGTATCGATAAGGTTTGCACATGCCAAGAACGCCCTGGTGGGACGACGTTTCGGCCAGTTCATCCAGGAAAGCCCGTTCCCGGACCTCCACCGGAATCCCCTGTTTCGCCGCCATGGTTGAAATCTCGCGGATCGCCGACTCGCTTCGCCCCCGGGCAATGACGATCCGCGTCAAACCTCCGCCACCGCTGATCAGCGCCTCCTTGAGAGGGTTGACGCCATAAATCACTTCCATGATGGTCCCTTTAGATCCGGCAAGAACTCTGGCTTATCTTGCATCCAGCCCTCGGGCGATCTCCTGGCAGAGCTCGTCTGCCGCCGCCACCGGGTCTGCCGCCGTCTGAATCGGTCTGCCGACCACGAGATAATCCGAACCCCGCCGAATGGCCTCTTCAGCGGTCAGGGTGCGCTTCTGATCATCCCCGGAAACCCTGGCCGATCCTCGAATCCCCGGCGTTACAATGACAAAGTCCTTCCCGCAGGCCCCTCTTATCGCCTCGACATCCTGTGCCGAGGCAACAACCCCGGAAAGACCGGCATCCTGAGCCATACGTGCGAGTCTCAGGACCAGTTCCGCCGTTGAGTAGGAAAAACCCAGGGCCCGCAGATCGTCGTCATTGAGGCTGGTCAAAACCGTCACCCCGAGAACAAGGGGCACGGGCAGGTTCCGCTTCCGGGCCATCTCCCGCACGGCCTTTGCGGTCTCTTCCATCATGCTCTTCCCACCCAGGGTATGGACGTTGAACATGGCCACCCCC
It contains:
- a CDS encoding DUF1178 family protein; this encodes MIIYDLKCEKGHKFEGWFKDRKAFEEQKEQKMIACPICGSFEAQQLPSSPKIVSRNSGSDGKKDPRETSQMSLLQKFQDYVNKHFEDVGERFAEVALNIFHGKEDPRNIKGTTTKQEEDLLKDEGVKFLKIPLPKLDS
- a CDS encoding type II secretion system F family protein — its product is MTELLWEATTRRGEVKQGEMKVADEATLRKLLRRQGYKSITIKKKPKDLLEYLPFLKQKVKEKQIVIFARIFSTMIDSGLPLIQCLDLLAQQETNKTFAKIILSIKEDIEGGASLTDALKKYPQIFDELFVNLIAAGESGGILDVILGRLSAYMEKAMKLKRKVKGAMTYPISVLVISIGVVTLLLLKVIPVFQKMFSDMGGALPAPTQFLVNCSEFMQHYFVYMVAAVIAAIFGFKQFYRTEKGTVLVDRALLKLPVFGPLLKKVAVAKFTRTLSTMMSSGVPILDGLAIVSRTSGNKIVEEALMNTRRSISEGKTIAEPLEASGLFPPMVVQMIAVGEHTGALDAMLAKIADFYDDEVDAAVSAMTALLEPFMMVFLGGVVGGMIIAMYLPIFQMASVVGG
- the pyrF gene encoding orotidine-5'-phosphate decarboxylase, which produces MTKTMSNKAAREKLIFALDMGKGLDEAMSWVRRLTGHVGVFKVGKEAFTRFGPKLVQEIQETGSRVFLDLKFHDIPNTVARAAEGAVEMGVAMFNVHTLGGKSMMEETAKAVREMARKRNLPVPLVLGVTVLTSLNDDDLRALGFSYSTAELVLRLARMAQDAGLSGVVASAQDVEAIRGACGKDFVIVTPGIRGSARVSGDDQKRTLTAEEAIRRGSDYLVVGRPIQTAADPVAAADELCQEIARGLDAR
- the rlmB gene encoding 23S rRNA (guanosine(2251)-2'-O)-methyltransferase RlmB, whose translation is MEVIYGVNPLKEALISGGGGLTRIVIARGRSESAIREISTMAAKQGIPVEVRERAFLDELAETSSHQGVLGMCKPYRYQDLDAVIANRHPSCLHDLVLILDGITDPHNLGALLRTAHCFGVNGVLLPEHRSASVTATVIKTSAGAARYLPVARVANLARALDELKKRGFWIFGADAHATQSVSVPDYQGAVGLIMGAEGKGMRPLIRKQCDFLISIPMLGKIDSLNVSVSAGIVMHEIRRKTIWHNS